One Micromonospora craniellae genomic region harbors:
- the rplI gene encoding 50S ribosomal protein L9: MKIILTQEVSGLGTPGDIVEVKNGYGRNYLLPQGFAIAWTKGAEKQVTLIKRARSAREIRDLGHANEVKGQLEGLKVNLKARAGDGGRLFGSVTSAEIVDAVKAAGGPALDRRRLELPGHIKSIGSHPVRVKLHPEVTATFNLNVVQG, translated from the coding sequence ATGAAGATCATCCTGACTCAGGAGGTGTCCGGGCTCGGCACCCCGGGCGACATCGTCGAGGTCAAGAACGGCTACGGCCGTAACTACCTGCTCCCGCAGGGCTTCGCGATCGCCTGGACCAAGGGCGCGGAGAAGCAGGTCACGCTCATCAAGCGGGCCCGCTCGGCGCGGGAGATCCGCGATCTCGGCCACGCCAACGAGGTGAAGGGCCAGCTCGAGGGTCTCAAGGTCAACCTGAAGGCCCGGGCCGGCGACGGTGGCCGGCTCTTCGGCTCGGTCACCTCCGCCGAGATCGTCGACGCCGTCAAGGCGGCCGGCGGCCCGGCACTCGACCGGCGTCGGCTGGAGCTTCCCGGTCACATCAAGTCGATCGGGTCGCACCCGGTGCGGGTCAAGCTGCACCCCGAGGTGACCGCCACGTTCAACCTCAACGTCGTGCAGGGCTGA
- the rpsR gene encoding 30S ribosomal protein S18 → MAKAAALRKPKKKVNPLDKDGITYIDYKDTALLRKFISDRGKIRARRVTGVTSQQQRQIARAVKNAREMALLPYTATAR, encoded by the coding sequence ATGGCGAAGGCTGCGGCACTGCGCAAGCCGAAGAAGAAGGTGAACCCGCTCGACAAGGACGGGATCACCTATATCGATTACAAGGACACAGCGCTGCTGCGTAAGTTCATCTCCGACCGCGGCAAGATCCGCGCTCGGCGGGTGACCGGCGTGACCTCGCAGCAGCAGCGGCAGATCGCCCGTGCGGTCAAGAACGCCCGTGAGATGGCGCTCCTGCCGTACACCGCCACGGCCCGCTGA
- a CDS encoding single-stranded DNA-binding protein: MREELVMAGDTTITVIGNLTDDPELRFTPSGAAVAKFRVASTPRYMDRQSNEWKDGEPLFLSCTVWRQAAEHVAESLQRGARVIVSGRLRQRSYETREGEKRTVIELEVDEIGPSLRYATAKVQKMSRSGGSGGGFGGSGGGGGGQGGGGGNFDDPWASAAPAPSRSGGGNFDEEPPF, from the coding sequence GTGCGCGAGGAGTTGGTCATGGCAGGAGACACCACCATCACGGTCATCGGCAACCTGACCGATGACCCCGAGTTGCGGTTCACCCCCTCGGGGGCGGCCGTCGCCAAGTTCCGGGTCGCCTCGACGCCCCGGTACATGGACCGGCAGTCCAACGAGTGGAAGGACGGCGAGCCGTTGTTCCTCTCGTGCACCGTCTGGCGGCAAGCCGCGGAGCACGTGGCGGAGTCGTTGCAGCGCGGTGCCCGCGTGATCGTGTCGGGCCGGCTGCGCCAGCGGTCCTACGAGACCCGCGAGGGCGAGAAGCGCACCGTCATCGAGCTGGAGGTCGACGAGATCGGCCCGTCTCTGCGCTACGCCACGGCGAAGGTGCAGAAGATGTCCCGCTCCGGCGGTAGCGGCGGCGGCTTCGGCGGTAGCGGCGGCGGCGGTGGTGGCCAGGGCGGCGGCGGAGGCAACTTCGACGACCCCTGGGCTTCGGCCGCACCAGCCCCCTCCCGTTCGGGTGGCGGCAACTTCGACGAGGAGCCTCCGTTCTAA
- the rpsF gene encoding 30S ribosomal protein S6 — MRHYEIMVILDPSLEERTVAPSLDTYLNVIRTAGGSVEKTDVWGRRRLAYEINKKAEGIYAVVDLQASPEAVAELDRQLRLNESVLRTKVIRPEMR; from the coding sequence TTGCGTCATTACGAGATCATGGTGATCCTCGACCCCAGCCTCGAGGAGCGCACCGTCGCCCCGTCGCTCGACACGTACCTGAACGTGATCAGGACTGCGGGTGGCTCGGTGGAGAAGACCGACGTGTGGGGCCGCCGGCGCCTCGCGTACGAGATCAACAAGAAGGCCGAGGGCATCTACGCCGTCGTCGACCTTCAGGCATCGCCTGAGGCGGTGGCCGAGTTGGACCGCCAGCTGCGGCTCAACGAGTCCGTGCTGCGCACCAAGGTCATCCGGCCGGAGATGCGCTAA
- a CDS encoding deoxyribonuclease IV, translating into MRIGAHVDPTDPLAEATARTADAVQFFLSDPQGWKAPQPRADADRLRAAEVDVYVHAPYIVNVATGNNRIRIPSRKLLLAHAEAATAIGAKGLVVHGGHVNAGADPASGIENWRKALAYAADSGGFGLPVLIENTAGGENACARRLDALARLWDVIGEYEVGFCLDTCHAHAGGEELLGLVDRVKAITGRIDLVHANNSKDAFDSGRDRHDNLRGGTIEPDLLVAVVRAADAPVIVETPGGAEGQCGDIAFLRGHLAPETSAV; encoded by the coding sequence ATGCGTATCGGAGCCCACGTCGATCCGACCGACCCGCTGGCGGAGGCGACCGCCCGAACGGCCGACGCCGTGCAGTTCTTCCTCTCCGACCCACAGGGTTGGAAGGCGCCACAACCCCGCGCGGACGCGGATCGGCTACGCGCGGCCGAGGTCGACGTCTACGTGCACGCGCCGTACATCGTCAACGTCGCCACCGGCAACAACCGCATCCGCATCCCGAGCCGGAAACTGCTGCTCGCGCACGCCGAGGCGGCCACCGCGATCGGCGCCAAGGGACTGGTGGTGCACGGCGGCCACGTCAACGCCGGCGCCGATCCGGCCAGCGGCATCGAGAACTGGCGCAAGGCACTGGCGTACGCGGCGGACTCCGGGGGCTTCGGGCTGCCGGTGCTGATCGAGAACACGGCCGGCGGTGAGAACGCCTGCGCCCGTCGACTGGACGCGCTCGCCCGGCTCTGGGACGTCATCGGCGAGTACGAGGTCGGCTTCTGCCTCGACACCTGCCACGCGCACGCGGGCGGGGAGGAACTCCTCGGCCTGGTCGACCGGGTGAAGGCGATCACCGGGCGGATCGACCTGGTACACGCCAACAACTCCAAGGACGCGTTCGACTCGGGCCGGGACCGCCACGACAATCTGCGCGGCGGCACCATCGAACCGGACCTCCTGGTGGCCGTGGTCCGGGCGGCCGATGCCCCGGTCATCGTGGAGACCCCCGGCGGCGCCGAGGGACAGTGCGGCGACATCGCCTTCCTACGTGGACACCTCGCCCCGGAGACGTCGGCGGTATGA
- a CDS encoding glycosyltransferase family 87 protein — translation MSTQSTPGIDEPGVPDHPSRSDGFVRGLSGLIGGPLGDHATARDRQSGAERRFWTAVRIVLALTCLTLALHWVQKSPCQDGAWVDNKQYTRFCYTDVLALYYAERLHEGAVPYRDHPVEYPVLTGYFMGALGLPVHAVGDGNPQINQGQWFYNLNALVLGALAVATVAVLLSLRRRRPWDAALFALAPALLITATVNWDLLAIGLGAFGLLAWARSRPVLAGILLGLAGAAKMWPLFILGPILVLAFRTARLRAAFQAIGAAVVTVLAVNLPVALPEATRDGWLRFFELNTERPIDWGTLWYIGRYLDGKVGDPASMGPFQWLDANIPTLNNLSYVLFGLACLGIGALGLLAPRRPRLGQLAFLVVAAFLIFSKVWSQQFVLWLLPLVVLARPKWGAFLVWQAAEVCYFVAFYGQLLGASTGRPVFPEGVFVLAASLRLTTVVVLCVLVIREILNPERDVVRNTYPDDPDGGLLDDAPDAPWLDRWRSRRKATDSAPSPVPTAT, via the coding sequence ATGAGCACCCAGTCGACGCCAGGCATCGATGAACCCGGTGTCCCCGACCACCCGTCCCGCTCCGACGGCTTCGTGCGGGGTCTCTCCGGGCTGATCGGTGGTCCGCTCGGTGACCACGCCACCGCGCGCGACCGCCAGAGCGGCGCGGAACGCCGGTTCTGGACGGCGGTACGCATCGTCCTGGCGCTGACCTGCCTGACCCTGGCCCTGCACTGGGTGCAGAAGTCGCCCTGCCAGGACGGCGCATGGGTGGACAACAAGCAGTACACCCGCTTCTGCTACACCGACGTGCTGGCGCTCTACTACGCGGAGCGACTCCACGAGGGTGCCGTGCCCTACCGGGACCACCCGGTCGAGTACCCGGTGCTGACCGGGTACTTCATGGGGGCACTCGGACTGCCCGTGCACGCGGTGGGCGACGGCAACCCGCAGATCAACCAGGGGCAGTGGTTCTACAACCTGAATGCGCTCGTGCTCGGGGCGCTCGCGGTGGCCACCGTGGCGGTGCTGCTGTCGCTACGCCGACGACGACCATGGGACGCGGCACTTTTCGCCCTGGCCCCCGCACTGCTGATCACCGCCACCGTCAACTGGGACCTGCTCGCCATCGGACTGGGCGCGTTCGGGCTGCTGGCCTGGGCACGCAGTCGACCCGTCCTGGCCGGGATCCTGCTCGGGCTGGCCGGCGCGGCGAAGATGTGGCCACTGTTCATACTCGGCCCTATCCTGGTGCTTGCCTTCCGTACGGCCCGGCTCCGAGCCGCGTTCCAGGCGATCGGCGCGGCGGTGGTCACCGTGCTGGCGGTGAACCTGCCGGTGGCCCTCCCGGAAGCCACCCGGGACGGCTGGCTGCGCTTCTTCGAACTCAACACCGAGCGCCCGATCGACTGGGGCACACTGTGGTACATCGGTCGCTACCTGGACGGCAAGGTCGGCGATCCGGCGAGCATGGGCCCCTTCCAGTGGCTCGACGCCAACATTCCCACCCTCAATAACCTGTCGTACGTACTCTTCGGACTGGCCTGCCTCGGCATCGGCGCGCTCGGGCTGTTGGCACCGCGCCGGCCCCGGCTCGGCCAACTCGCCTTCCTCGTGGTCGCTGCCTTCCTGATCTTCAGCAAGGTCTGGTCGCAGCAGTTCGTCCTCTGGCTGCTGCCGCTGGTGGTGCTGGCCCGGCCCAAGTGGGGAGCGTTCCTCGTCTGGCAGGCCGCCGAGGTCTGCTACTTCGTCGCGTTCTACGGCCAACTGCTCGGTGCCTCCACCGGCCGGCCGGTCTTCCCGGAGGGCGTCTTCGTACTGGCCGCCAGCCTGCGACTGACCACGGTGGTGGTCCTGTGCGTGCTGGTGATCCGGGAGATCCTGAACCCGGAACGGGACGTGGTCCGCAACACCTACCCGGACGATCCGGATGGCGGCCTGCTCGACGATGCACCCGACGCGCCCTGGCTGGACCGATGGCGAAGCCGCCGAAAAGCCACCGACTCCGCCCCGTCCCCCGTCCCCACCGCCACCTGA
- a CDS encoding transglycosylase domain-containing protein produces MNSYGDPSSSRGRARIPGQDDSGQADDAYRYPGGEPREGNWSSGPESSGPSARASVGGRASVGGSASVPPRGGAAGSASVGSASVGRAGPGRASVPVSPAAPGRASVPVSPAPGRSGRASVPVSPAPGGPAGRASVGSASGGRASVGSASVGVAGGRAAVARASVGGPGGPGGPGGPGGPGGPGRGGRDPVAASRARKRKRMNLMIASFAVFIMLAGIGVVGFTYYSTNVVLPKEIPLPLSTTVYAKDGKSVVAKLGNENRTFVTIDKIPEHVRNAVAAAEDRNFYRHSGVDYKGITRAAWNNLSGGDRQGASTITQQYARNAYENLQDDSYGRKVKEAILASKLNDNFTKDQIMENYLNVIYFGRGAYGIEAAAQTFFKTTAEKLTPAQAAVLASLIKQPVASATHQGYDPEVNEVDAKSRWEYVINGMVAEGWLGVPGKPERPTEYPKVQKSKKDNGFGVATPQGNVVNYVRKEMEEWGICSNSGAPDMPNCVTELREGGYRITTTIDPKMQKALEAAARPDRKGSVLNGQPKNLMAAAVSIDPKTGRVLAYYGGNSGADFDYAGMNTNSNGDIVGGHPPGSSFKVYTLAAAIDEGISVKSLWDATPFKPEGYANEIINAGRDVRQNCNKSCTLQESTVLSYNVPFFHIAEQVGEDKVIDIARRAGIRTIWSVDPPAPHDLTKKKPEELGKKTFDRVIGFGQYPITVFDHANGLATLANSGKYNKAHFVRVVEKQNKATGKWDKIAGEKLTKGGGTQVIRSEVADEVTAVLKEIPGRSNAGLSNGRQAAGKTGTWEHNNTDKNAHAWMVGYDKNVATAVWVGSKDPKKPAIVDKNGKNVGGSGLPAALWKRYMDDALKGFDPAGLPDVTGVGDDKAGNGEEPPPPAPTAPPSGPADCDPTDIRCLLGGGNNGPGNGGPGGGNNGPGGGNNGGNNPFNPPPNGERSGGGGGGLLPPRSTRN; encoded by the coding sequence ATGAATTCGTACGGCGATCCCAGCTCCTCGCGCGGTCGGGCCCGGATACCGGGCCAGGACGACTCGGGGCAGGCGGACGACGCGTACCGCTACCCGGGTGGTGAACCGCGCGAAGGTAACTGGTCGAGCGGCCCGGAATCGTCCGGCCCGTCGGCCCGCGCCTCGGTCGGTGGTCGGGCCTCGGTCGGCGGGTCGGCGAGCGTGCCACCGCGTGGCGGTGCCGCCGGCTCGGCGTCGGTCGGTTCCGCCTCCGTCGGTCGCGCCGGTCCCGGCCGGGCCTCGGTGCCGGTCTCGCCGGCCGCACCCGGCCGCGCCTCGGTTCCCGTCTCACCCGCCCCCGGTCGGTCCGGGCGGGCTTCGGTGCCGGTGAGTCCGGCGCCGGGTGGGCCCGCCGGGCGTGCCTCCGTCGGTTCGGCGTCGGGCGGCCGGGCGAGCGTCGGCTCGGCGTCCGTGGGTGTCGCCGGTGGCCGGGCAGCGGTGGCCCGGGCCAGTGTCGGCGGTCCCGGGGGGCCGGGCGGACCCGGGGGGCCGGGCGGCCCGGGAGGTCCCGGTCGCGGGGGTCGCGACCCGGTCGCGGCGTCCCGGGCCCGCAAGCGCAAGCGGATGAACCTGATGATCGCCAGCTTCGCGGTGTTCATCATGCTGGCCGGTATCGGCGTCGTCGGGTTCACGTACTACTCGACCAACGTGGTGCTGCCCAAGGAGATCCCGCTGCCGCTCTCCACCACGGTCTACGCCAAGGACGGCAAGAGCGTCGTGGCCAAGCTAGGCAACGAGAACCGCACCTTCGTCACCATCGACAAGATTCCGGAGCACGTGCGGAACGCCGTCGCGGCGGCCGAGGACCGCAACTTCTACCGGCACTCCGGCGTGGACTACAAGGGCATCACCCGGGCCGCCTGGAACAACCTCTCCGGCGGTGACCGACAGGGCGCCTCGACCATCACCCAGCAGTACGCCCGCAACGCCTACGAGAACCTCCAGGACGACAGCTACGGCCGGAAGGTGAAGGAGGCGATCCTCGCCTCCAAGCTGAACGACAACTTCACCAAAGACCAGATCATGGAGAACTACCTCAACGTGATCTACTTCGGTCGAGGTGCGTACGGCATCGAGGCGGCGGCACAGACGTTCTTCAAGACCACCGCCGAGAAGCTGACCCCGGCGCAGGCGGCGGTGCTCGCCTCGCTGATCAAGCAGCCCGTTGCCAGCGCGACCCACCAGGGGTACGACCCGGAGGTCAACGAGGTCGACGCCAAGTCCCGGTGGGAGTACGTCATCAACGGCATGGTCGCGGAGGGCTGGCTGGGCGTTCCCGGCAAGCCCGAGCGGCCGACCGAGTACCCGAAGGTCCAGAAGTCCAAGAAGGACAACGGCTTCGGCGTCGCCACTCCGCAGGGCAATGTGGTCAACTACGTGCGCAAGGAGATGGAGGAATGGGGTATCTGCTCCAACTCCGGCGCGCCGGACATGCCGAACTGCGTCACCGAACTGCGTGAGGGTGGCTACCGGATCACCACCACCATCGATCCGAAGATGCAGAAGGCCCTGGAAGCGGCGGCCCGGCCGGACCGCAAGGGCTCGGTGCTCAACGGGCAGCCGAAGAACCTGATGGCGGCGGCGGTCTCCATCGACCCGAAGACCGGGCGGGTGCTCGCCTACTACGGCGGCAACAGCGGTGCCGACTTCGACTACGCCGGGATGAACACCAACAGCAACGGCGACATCGTCGGCGGCCACCCTCCGGGCTCGTCGTTCAAGGTGTACACGCTGGCGGCGGCGATCGACGAGGGGATCTCGGTCAAGTCGCTCTGGGACGCGACCCCGTTCAAGCCCGAGGGCTACGCCAACGAAATCATCAACGCTGGCCGGGACGTCCGGCAGAACTGCAACAAGTCCTGCACGCTGCAGGAGTCGACCGTGCTGTCGTACAACGTGCCGTTCTTCCACATCGCCGAGCAGGTCGGCGAGGACAAGGTCATCGACATCGCCCGCCGGGCCGGCATCCGGACCATCTGGTCCGTCGACCCGCCGGCACCGCACGACCTGACCAAGAAGAAGCCGGAGGAACTCGGCAAGAAGACGTTCGACCGGGTGATCGGCTTCGGGCAGTACCCGATCACCGTCTTCGACCACGCGAACGGACTGGCCACGCTCGCCAACAGCGGCAAGTACAACAAGGCCCACTTCGTCCGGGTGGTGGAGAAGCAGAACAAGGCGACCGGCAAGTGGGACAAGATCGCCGGTGAGAAGCTGACGAAGGGCGGCGGCACGCAGGTGATCAGGTCGGAGGTCGCCGACGAGGTGACCGCCGTGCTCAAGGAGATCCCGGGCCGCAGCAACGCCGGACTGAGCAACGGCCGGCAGGCGGCCGGCAAGACCGGTACCTGGGAGCACAACAACACCGACAAGAACGCGCATGCCTGGATGGTCGGCTACGACAAGAACGTCGCCACCGCCGTCTGGGTCGGCAGCAAGGACCCGAAGAAGCCGGCCATCGTCGACAAGAACGGCAAGAACGTCGGCGGTAGCGGCTTGCCGGCTGCCCTGTGGAAGCGGTACATGGACGACGCGCTCAAGGGCTTCGACCCGGCCGGTCTGCCGGACGTGACCGGCGTCGGCGACGACAAAGCAGGCAACGGTGAGGAACCGCCGCCGCCCGCGCCGACCGCGCCGCCGTCGGGCCCGGCCGACTGCGACCCGACGGACATTCGATGCCTGCTGGGTGGCGGCAACAACGGCCCCGGCAACGGTGGCCCGGGTGGCGGCAACAACGGCCCGGGCGGTGGTAACAACGGCGGCAACAACCCGTTCAATCCGCCGCCCAACGGTGAGAGATCGGGCGGTGGTGGCGGTGGCCTGCTGCCACCGAGAAGCACCCGGAACTGA
- a CDS encoding DUF5318 domain-containing protein — protein sequence MRTQRQVVDYSLRKRALLRELLAGRVGTYDLCDASPYLKNAARFHGESTDQRCPICRSENLTHVHYIYGDELKQSAGQARTVTELSVLAMTLREFQVFVVEVCLGCDWNHLVEQYLLGRDGLTGGESEQETPGGVAAASGAGARRRREAQR from the coding sequence ATGCGTACGCAGCGCCAGGTCGTCGACTACTCGCTCCGGAAGCGAGCGCTGCTGCGTGAACTCCTCGCCGGTCGCGTCGGCACCTATGACCTGTGCGACGCGTCTCCCTACCTGAAGAACGCCGCTCGCTTTCACGGCGAGTCCACCGACCAGCGTTGCCCGATCTGCCGGAGCGAGAACCTCACGCACGTCCACTACATTTATGGTGACGAGCTCAAGCAGTCTGCCGGCCAGGCCCGTACGGTGACAGAGTTGTCCGTGCTGGCGATGACGCTGCGTGAGTTCCAGGTCTTCGTGGTGGAGGTGTGTCTCGGCTGTGACTGGAACCATCTCGTCGAGCAGTACCTGCTCGGGCGGGACGGGTTGACCGGTGGCGAGTCGGAGCAGGAGACGCCGGGTGGAGTGGCCGCCGCCAGTGGAGCAGGTGCCCGGCGAAGGCGAGAGGCGCAACGGTGA
- a CDS encoding PadR family transcriptional regulator gives MLELAILGLLQEAPMHGYELRKELTAKLGAIRAAISYGSLYPTLRRLQAAGWIAEAAETPATAEEVPALTSRRGRVVYTITAEGKERFAQLIAQTGPETYGDTGFGVHFAFFSRTDRATRLRILEGRRRTIEERREGLRDMLGRAAERLDAYTLELQRHGLEACEREVRWLEELIANERSGRAPTVPQDGTAGGRREDNSPPPPGETRTERP, from the coding sequence GTGCTCGAACTCGCCATCCTCGGCCTGTTGCAGGAGGCCCCGATGCACGGCTACGAGCTCCGCAAGGAGCTCACCGCCAAGCTCGGGGCGATCCGAGCTGCGATCAGCTACGGCTCGCTCTACCCGACCCTGCGCCGGCTGCAGGCGGCAGGGTGGATCGCCGAAGCCGCCGAGACACCCGCCACCGCCGAGGAGGTTCCCGCGCTGACCAGCCGACGAGGTCGGGTGGTCTACACCATCACCGCGGAAGGAAAAGAACGCTTCGCCCAGCTCATCGCACAGACCGGGCCGGAGACCTACGGCGACACCGGTTTTGGTGTGCACTTCGCGTTCTTCTCCCGAACCGACCGGGCGACCCGACTCCGAATCCTGGAAGGTCGGCGCCGCACGATCGAGGAACGTCGCGAGGGCCTACGCGACATGCTGGGCCGGGCGGCCGAGCGCCTCGACGCGTACACCCTGGAGCTGCAACGCCACGGCCTGGAGGCTTGTGAGCGTGAGGTCCGGTGGCTGGAGGAGCTCATCGCCAACGAGCGCTCCGGCCGTGCCCCGACGGTCCCGCAGGACGGGACGGCCGGTGGCCGACGAGAAGACAACAGCCCGCCTCCGCCTGGAGAGACCAGGACAGAGCGGCCGTGA
- a CDS encoding inositol-3-phosphate synthase → MGSVRVAIVGVGNCASSLVQGVEYYRNADPNDRVPGLMHVTFGDYHVSDVQFVAAFDVDAKKVGMDLAEAIVASENNTIKLCDVPPTGITVQRGPTFDGLGQYYREIIKESDLEPIDVVKALRDAQVDVVVSYLPVGSEQADKFYAQAAIDAGCAFVNALPVFIASDPEWAQKFTDAGLPIVGDDIKSQVGATIVHRALAKLFEDRGVELLRTYQLNFGGNMDFMNMLERNRLVSKKISKTQSVTSQVPHEMAKSDVHIGPSDHVPWLDDRKWAYIRLEGRSFGDTPLNAELKLEVWDSPNSAGVIIDAVRAAKIALDRKIGGPILSASSYFMKSPPVQYADHEAHAAVEGFITGEVER, encoded by the coding sequence ATGGGCTCCGTCCGCGTCGCCATCGTCGGTGTGGGTAACTGCGCCTCGTCCCTCGTGCAGGGCGTCGAGTACTACCGGAACGCCGACCCGAACGACCGCGTCCCGGGTCTCATGCACGTCACCTTCGGCGACTACCACGTCTCTGACGTGCAGTTCGTCGCGGCGTTCGATGTCGACGCCAAGAAGGTGGGCATGGACCTCGCGGAGGCGATCGTCGCCAGCGAGAACAACACCATCAAGCTCTGCGACGTGCCGCCGACCGGTATCACCGTGCAGCGTGGCCCGACCTTCGACGGCCTCGGGCAGTACTACCGCGAGATCATCAAGGAGTCGGACCTTGAGCCGATCGACGTGGTCAAGGCGCTGCGCGACGCGCAGGTCGACGTCGTCGTCTCCTACCTGCCGGTGGGCTCGGAGCAGGCCGACAAGTTCTACGCCCAGGCCGCCATCGACGCCGGCTGCGCGTTCGTGAACGCCCTGCCGGTCTTCATCGCCTCCGACCCGGAGTGGGCGCAGAAGTTCACCGACGCCGGCCTGCCGATCGTCGGTGACGACATCAAGAGCCAGGTCGGCGCGACCATCGTGCACCGGGCCCTCGCGAAGCTCTTCGAGGACCGGGGCGTCGAGCTGCTGCGCACGTACCAGCTCAACTTCGGCGGCAACATGGACTTCATGAACATGCTGGAGCGCAACCGCCTGGTGTCGAAGAAGATCTCGAAGACCCAGTCGGTGACCTCCCAGGTGCCGCACGAGATGGCCAAGAGCGACGTACACATCGGCCCGTCCGACCACGTGCCGTGGCTGGACGACCGCAAGTGGGCGTACATCCGCCTGGAGGGTCGCTCGTTCGGTGACACCCCGCTCAACGCCGAGCTCAAGCTTGAGGTGTGGGACTCGCCGAACTCGGCCGGCGTCATCATCGACGCCGTCCGGGCCGCGAAGATCGCTTTGGACCGCAAGATCGGCGGCCCGATCCTGTCGGCCTCGTCGTACTTCATGAAGTCCCCGCCCGTGCAGTACGCCGACCACGAGGCGCACGCCGCCGTCGAGGGTTTCATCACCGGCGAGGTCGAGCGCTGA
- a CDS encoding DUF397 domain-containing protein, which yields MASADRPTSTGLPVAWHVSTRSGNGDGNCVEAGPVLDGNDRFAVRDSKDRSGSVLFYPAADWVNFVAGLRAGSFDPPS from the coding sequence ATGGCATCCGCCGACCGACCCACCAGCACCGGGCTGCCGGTGGCCTGGCACGTCAGCACCCGCAGCGGCAACGGCGACGGCAACTGCGTCGAGGCCGGGCCGGTGCTCGACGGCAACGATCGGTTCGCCGTACGCGACTCCAAGGATCGTTCCGGCTCGGTCCTCTTCTACCCTGCCGCAGATTGGGTCAACTTCGTCGCCGGTCTGCGCGCCGGCAGCTTCGACCCGCCCTCCTGA